From the genome of Bos taurus isolate L1 Dominette 01449 registration number 42190680 breed Hereford chromosome 2, ARS-UCD2.0, whole genome shotgun sequence, one region includes:
- the TRIM62 gene encoding E3 ubiquitin-protein ligase TRIM62 isoform X2 produces the protein MPRETAVDQPWMGALRSWRELKEQLQALQDSEREHTEALQLLKRQLAETKSSTKSLRTTIGEAFERLHRLLRERQKAMLEELEADTARTLTDIEQKVQRYSQQLRKVQEGAQILQERLAETDRHTFLAGMASLSERLKGKIHETNLTYEDFPTSKYTGPLQYTIWKSLFQDIHPVPAALTLDPGTAHQRLILSDDCTIVAYGNLHPQPLQDSPKRFDVEVSVLGSEAFSSGVHYWEVVVAEKTQWVIGLAHEAASRKGSIQIQPSRGFYCIVMHDGNQYSACTEPWTRLNVRDKLDKVGVFLDYDQGLLIFYNADDMSWLYTFREKFPGKLCSYFSPGQSHANGKNVQPLRINTVRI, from the exons AGGGAGCTGAAGGAGCAGCTTCAGGCCCTTCAGGACAGTGAGCGGGAGCACACAGAAGCGCTGCAGCTGCTCAAGCGACAGCTGGCAGAGACCAAG TCTTCCACCAAAAGCCTGCGGACCACCATCGGGGAGGCGTTCGAGCGGCTGCACCGGCTGCTGCGGGAGCGGCAGAAGGCCATGCTGGAGGAGCTGGAGGCAGACACGGCTCGCACGCTGACCGACATCGAGCAGAAAGTCCAGCGCTACAGCCAGCAGCTGCGCAAGGTGCAGGAGGGGGCGCAGATCCTGCAAGAGCGGCTGGCCGAGACCGACCGGCACACCTTCCTGGCCGGCATGGCCTCGCTCTCCGAGCG GCTCAAAGGGAAAATCCACGAGACCAACCTAACCTATGAAGACTTCCCAACCTCCAAGTACACAGGCCCCCTGCAGTACACCATCTGGAAGTCCCTGTTCCAAGACATCCACCCAG TGCCAGCCGCCCTGACCCTGGACCCGGGCACCGCCCACCAGCGCCTGATTCTGTCCGACGACTGCACCATCGTGGCCTATGGCAACCTCCACCCACAGCCGCTGCAGGACTCGCCTAAGCGCTTTGACGTGGAGGTGTCGGTGCTGGGTTCGGAGGCCTTCAGTAGCGGCGTCCACTACTGGGAGGTGGTGGTGGCGGAGAAGACCCAGTGGGTGATCGGGCTGGCGCACGAGGCCGCGAgccgcaagggcagcatccagaTCCAGCCCAGCCGCGGCTTCTATTGCATCGTCATGCACGACGGCAACCAGTACAGCGCCTGCACGGAGCCCTGGACGCGGCTCAACGTCCGCGACAAGCTCGACAAGGTGGGCGTCTTCCTGGACTACGACCAAGGCCTGCTCATCTTCTACAACGCCGACGACATGTCTTGGCTCTACACCTTCCGCGAGAAGTTTCCGGGCAAGCTCTGCTCCTACTTCAGCCCCGGGCAGAGCCACGCCAATGGCAAAAATGTGCAGCCACTGCGGATCAACACCGTCCGCATTTAG